A single Vigna radiata var. radiata cultivar VC1973A chromosome 8, Vradiata_ver6, whole genome shotgun sequence DNA region contains:
- the LOC106771173 gene encoding putative serine/threonine-protein kinase: MFCNCFGALNCFGRRDDPADQPHEHAVATKKFSYNSLRSATNDFHPSSKIGGGGYGVVHKGVLRDGTRVAIKSLSVESKQGVHEFMTEIDLISNIRHPNLVELIGCCIEGSNRILVYEFMENNSLASSLLGSKSKYVALDWPKRAAICRGTASGLRFLHEEAQPNIVHRDIKASNILLDGNFNPKIGDFGLAKLFPDNVTHVSTRVAGTVGYLAPEYALLGQLTKKADVYSFGILMLEVISGKSSSIAAFDEDYLVLVEWAWKLKEENRLLDLVDSEISEYDESEVYRFLVVALFCTQSAAQHRPSMKQVLEMLSKEVHLNEKALTEPGIYRWHSTGKRGGSLNETSSQAIKPRKTGNPHEAASAHFSGTDIVTEMLPR; this comes from the exons CTGTTGCAACTAAAAAGTTTAGCTATAACTCATTGAGATCAGCAACAAACGATTTTCACCCATCGAGCAAAATTGGTGGAGGAGGTTATGGAGTTGTCCACAAG GGAGTTTTAAGGGATGGTACTCGGGTTGCTATCAAGTCTCTTTCTGTTGAGTCTAAACAAGGGGTTCATGAATTTATGACAGAAAttgatttgatatcaaatatACGACATCCAAATCTTGTGGAACTGATTGGCTGCTGTATTGAGGGTAGTAATCGAATACTGGTTTATGAGTTCATGGAGAACAATAGCCTTGCAAGCTCTTTGCTTG GttcaaaaagtaaatatgttGCTCTGGATTGGCCAAAGAGGGCTGCTATTTGTCGTGGCACAGCTTCTGGTCTACGTTTTCTTCACGAAGAGGCTCAACCGAACATTGTTCATAGGGATATCAAGGCCAGTAACATATTGTTGGATGGGAATTTTAATCCGAAAATTGGGGACTTTGGTCTTGCAAAACTTTTTCCTGACAATGTCACCCATGTTAGTACTCGAGTTGCAGGAACTGT GGGATATCTTGCACCAGAATATGCACTTCTGGGACAACTTACAAAGAAGGCAGACGTTTACAGTTTTGGGATTCTCATGCTTGAAGTAATCAGTGGGAAAAGTAGTAGCATAGCTGCATTTGATGAGGACTATTTGGTTTTGGTGGAAtgg GCTTGGAagctgaaagaagaaaacaggCTTCTAGACCTTGTTGATTCAGAAATAAGTGAGTATGATGAGAGTGAGGTGTATCGGTTCCTTGTGGTGGCTCTATTTTGCACCCAATCAGCTGCTCAGCATAGACCAAGCATGAAACAAGTATTGGAAATGCTTTCCAAAGAAGTTCATCTTAATGAGAAGGCTTTGACCGAGCCTGGAATATACAGATGGCACAGCACTGGAAAAAGGGGTGGTTCTTTGAATGAGACGTCATCTCAGGCAATCAAGCCCAGAAAAACTGGAAATCCACATGAAGCAGCTTCAGCTCACTTCAGTGGTACAGATATTGTGACAGAGATGCTTCCACGATGA